TGGTAGAACGCACCGGCGCTGTTGCCGGCGTAAACGGAGGCGGGTTTATTGATCCTGACGGCCTGGGTAACGGCTTTGCTCCAATCGGAGCCATTTTGTCCGGCGGAAAAGTATTGTATAACGATCAGAAAGAAGATATCCCCAGCATATTGTCGGCTTTACAGATAAAGGCACATTGGTTATCGGGAAGTATTCCATTGATCAACTGAGAGCCATGAAGGTTTCGGAAGCCGTCTCTTTCTATCCAAGAGTAATTGCCAACGGAAAACCGCTTATTACGAAGGGAGACGGGGGTTGGGGACGGGCTCCGCGTACTGCGTTAGGACAGCGTGCAGACGGAACCGTTATTTTCGTAGTGATTGACGGCCGCCAGGCTCATAGTGTAGGAGCCACACTTCGTGAGGTACAAGACCTTCTGCTGGAACAGGGCTGCATCAATGCCGGATTTTTAGATGGAGGAGCCTCTTCCGAAATGGTAAAGGATCGTAAACTGCTTACCCAACCATCCAGCAGATACGGCGAACGCAGATTGCCAAGCGGGTTCCTGATCTTTAACCGCCCGAAAGATGTAGAAGTCCATAACATTTGGGAAGGATTG
This Paenibacillus larvae subsp. larvae DNA region includes the following protein-coding sequences:
- a CDS encoding phosphodiester glycosidase family protein, translated to MVIGKYSIDQLRAMKVSEAVSFYPRVIANGKPLITKGDGGWGRAPRTALGQRADGTVIFVVIDGRQAHSVGATLREVQDLLLEQGCINAGFLDGGASSEMVKDRKLLTQPSSRYGERRLPSGFLIFNRPKDVEVHNIWEGLKEIDPGGPMIIRTI